One Cucurbita pepo subsp. pepo cultivar mu-cu-16 chromosome LG09, ASM280686v2, whole genome shotgun sequence DNA window includes the following coding sequences:
- the LOC111802636 gene encoding regulatory protein NPR3-like, which produces MMADSLEPSSSLSFTSSSYTNGSLSYNMSISSEPVPSLEVISLNKLSSNLAQLLIDDGFDYTDADIIVEGVPIGIHRCILAARSRFMNNLFRKNEKPSMKDGKPQYHMNELLPYGKVGYDAFLIFLSYLYTGKLQPSPANVSTCVDSSCDHDACRPAIDFAVQLTYASSIFQIPELVSLFQRHLLNYVAKALVENVVQILEVAFHCQLSHLVTQCVDRIARSDLDYVSLEKGLPYEVVESIKLVRAKPCSNRPCDKRIQKIWQALDSDDIELMKLLLSESDATLDEADALHYAAAYCDPKTLSEVLKLRMADVNLRNSRGYTVLHVAAMRKDPSVIISLLNEGALATDLTLDGRTAADICRRLTRPKDYHAKIEQVQVANKDRLCIDILEREMWRNPSSDSSILSLTMAGDLHMKLICLENRVAFARLLFPSEARVAMDIANADTTSEFSGFSIPKGSSEVDLNESPSVQNQRFLSRIQALMKTVETGRRYFPKCSEELDKFLEFDLLDLVYLTKGTVEEQRIKQKRFRELKNDVQKAFDKDKAANLKRSGLSPSSSSSTSLKDGANPNKVRRR; this is translated from the exons ATGATGGCTGATTCATTAgaaccatcatcatcattgaGCTTCACTTCATCTTCATATACTAATGGCTCACTGAGTTATAACATGTCCATCTCTTCTGAGCCAGTGCCTAGTCTTGAAGTGATTAGTTTAAACAAGCTTAGCTCTAATTTAGCACAGCTTTTGATTGATGATGGATTTGATTATACTGATGCTGATATCATAGTTGAGGGTGTTCCAATTGGTATTCACCGATGTATTTTGGCTGCTAGGAGTAGGTTTATGAATAATCTTTTTCGAAAAAACGAAAAGCCATCGATGAAAGACGGGAAACCGCAGTATCATATGAATGAGTTGTTGCCTTATGGCAAGGTTGGATATGATGCTTTCTTGATATTTTTGAGTTACTTGTATACTGGAAAGCTGCAGCCGTCTCCTGCGAATGTATCGACTTGTGTCGATAGTTCGTGTGACCATGATGCTTGTCGACCTGCTATCGATTTCGCTGTGCAATTGACGTATGCATCGTctatatttcaaattcctgAGCTGGTTTCTTTGTTTCAG CGACATTTGCTCAACTATGTTGCGAAGGCTTTAGTCGAAAACGTTGTCCAAATCTTAGAGGTGGCTTTCCATTGCCAATTGAGTCATCTTGTCACTCAATGTGTAGACCGAATAGCTCGATCTGATCTCGATTATGTTTCTCTCGAGAAAGGACTTCCTTATGAGGTTGTGGAAAGCATTAAATTGGTTCGAGCAAAACCTTGCTCCAACCGTCCTTGTGATAAGAGAATCCAGAAAATATGGCAGGCATTAGATTCAGATGATATTGAACTCATGAAACTTCTTTTATCCGAATCAGATGCAACGCTAGACGAAGCCGATGCACTGCATTATGCTGCAGCATACTGTGATCCCAAGACGTTGTCTGAGGTTCTTAAACTGAGGATGGCTGATGTAAACCTCCGGAATTCACGTGGCTATACCGTTCTTCATGTTGCTGCGATGCGTAAGGATCCATCGGTGATAATATCGCTCCTTAACGAGGGAGCGTTGGCAACGGATTTGACGTTAGATGGTCGGACTGCTGCGGATATCTGTCGGAGGTTAACACGGCCAAAGGATTATCATGCTAAGATAGAACAGGTGCAGGTAGCAAACAAAGACCGTTTGTGTATTGACATTTTAGAGAGGGAAATGTGGAGAAATCCAAGTTCAGATTCATCCATTCTTTCCTTGACGATGGCTGGTGATCTCCACATGAAATTGATTTGCTTGGAAAACAGAG TAGCATTTGCTCGATTACTCTTCCCGTCCGAGGCCAGGGTAGCTATGGACATTGCCAATGCCGACACGACGTCTGAGTTTTCCGGGTTTTCTATCCCGAAAGGTTCGAGCGAAGTCGACTTAAATGAAAGCCCAAGTGTTCAGAACCAAAGATTTCTTTCCAGAATTCAGGCCCTTATGAAAACAG TGGAAACGGGTAGGCGTTACTTTCCGAAATGCTCGGAAGAACTGGATAAGTTTTTGGAATTTGACCTTCTTGATCTAGTTTACCTTACGAAGGGGACTGTCGAGGAGCAACGGATTAAGCAGAAGCGTTTCAGGGAGCTTAAAAATGATGTTCAGAAGGCATTTGACAAAGACAAGGCTGCTAACCTCAAGCGATCTGGGTTGTCTCCGTCGTCGTCATCGTCGACATCATTGAAGGATGGTGCCAACCCAAATAAGGTCAGGAGACGATAA